The DNA segment ATTCTGCCTCAGATGTGGCTAGAGAAGAGTTTCCAACTCAGGACATTACCGTTCGTGGAGCCGTTTCTATCGGCAGAAGGTTAATGGATCCATTGGCCGAATTGGTAAAGATCGACCCTAAGTCTATTGGCGTCGGACAATACCAGCACGACGTAGACCAGGGTAAATTGCAACAATCTCTGGATGATACCGTAATGAGCTGTGTAAATGCGGTAGGAGTGGAGTTAAATACCGCTTCAAAACAAGTGTTGGCTTACGTTTCCGGCCTTGGCCCTCAATTGGCGCAAAACATCGTGACCTATAGAAATGAAAATGGAGCCTTTAAAAACAGGGAAAGCCTGAAAAAGGTTCCTCGTTTAGGTGATAAAGCATTTGAGCAAGCAGCTGGATTCCTTAGGATCAGAAATGCAGAGCATGTGCTGGATGCAAGTGGTGTTCACCCGGAGCGTTACGCTTTGGTGAATAAAATGGCCAGAGATTTAAATTGTACGGTTGCCCAGTTGGTGAAAGATACAGAGTTGAGAAAGCAGATCAAATTGCAGCAATATGTGAGTGAAGAGATCGGTTTGCCTACCCTGAATGACATCATGAGCGAATTGGCAAAACCGGGAAGAGATCCCCGTGAGCAATTTGAAGCATTTAGCTTCACTGATGGCGTAAATGAGGTTTCAGATCTGAAGATCGGTATGAAACTTCCTGGAATTGTCACAAATATTACCAATTTCGGTGCTTTTGTGGATATAGGTGTTCATCAGGATGGATTGGTCCATACAAGTCAGATGTCTGATCGTTTTATCGCCAACCCTAACGATGTGGTAAAAGTGCATCAAAAGGTGGAAGTAACGGTAATGGAAGTAGACGTGGCACGTAAACGCATTTCCTTATCCATGAAGACAGGAGAAGCGAGACCTAAAGCTAAAAATAACGGGAAACCGGCAGAAAAGGCGAAAACGTTCGGCAAACCATCAGCGGCTAAACCAAAACCTGCACCTAAACCGGAGCGAAAAGAAAAAGCGCAGCCGGAAGGCGATTTGCAGCTGAAGCTGGAAGCACTGAAAAATAAGTTTAAATAACAGACGATAAACAAAAAAAGGTTCGAAATGTGAGTTTCGAACCTTTTTTATTTAATCCTCCCGGCTTCCATCATCGGCCATACGGACGATCTTCGGACTGAACCTGGCCACCACATCCACGAGCTCTTTTTGAGCATCCATCACAAGGTTGATGTCTTTATAAGCCATCGGTGCCTCGTCTAATCCTGCTCCAATCAAGGTCACTTCGTGTTCCTTCAAAATCGCCCTCATTTGATCTTTGGAGATGTTTTTAATGGCTTTTGTTCGGCTCATTAATCTCCCTGCACCATGAGAGGCAGAGTTAATGGCAGCAGTCTCTCCTTTTCCGCGGACCAGAAATCCCGGAGCGGTCATAGAGCCCGGAATAATTCCCATTACGCCTTTACCAGCAGGGGTAGCTCCTTTACGGTGAACAATCACTTCTTCTCCGTTCCAGATCTCTTTCCAGGCAAAATTATGGTGGTTTTCTACCGTAGCCAGCACTTCTGCACCAATGGCCTTAGTCAGTTTTTTATGGATCACCTCATGACAGGCAGAGGCATAATCTCCGGCAAGGTTCATCGCCAGCCAATATTCTTGTCCGGCTTCAGAATTCATATCCAGATAAGCCAGATTTGCCGCCTCTTGCGGAAGCTTACACAATTCCTTAGCCAGTTTGGTGTAATATCCCGCTACCGTTGCCCCAAATCCGCGGGAACCTGAATGCGTTAGCAAGGCGAGGTATTTTCCCTTAGGAATGGTTAAGATCTCGTCGTCTTTCTCAAACTCGATGATTCCCCATTCCACAAAGTGATTTCCACCTCCGGAGCTTCCCAATTGAGAATAAGCTTTGTCGTGCAGGTTTTTGATCATTGGCGTAAGGTTAAACGTTTCGCGATCCAGGACCTCATGATCTGCTTTATATCGTCCATGAAAACCATGTCCTGCCCCAAATTTGGTATGTGCAATCAGTTCTCTTTTGAACTGAGCTTCATGCGCATGGAAATGGCTCTCTGAAATATCGAATACAGACAAGGCCATTCTACAACCGATGTCAACACCCACTCCATAAGGTATAATTGCATTACGCGTCGCTAAAACACCGCCTATCGGCAAACCATATCCCTGATGCGCATCCGGCATTAATGCTCCGGCAACACTCACCGGTAACCTCATCGCGATATTCATTTGTTTCCTGGCGCCTTCTTCTATTTGATCACTCCCATAGACGGTATAAACTGCTGCTTGTGCTGACAGGGCAATGGTGTCATCTACTGGTACAGCATCTGCTTCAATAATGGCTGTAGCCAGTTCCCCAAGGATTTTATCATCCAGGAACGCTTCTGCTTTCGCCTTTACTTCCACCAACAGGTTGATCAGCGCTTCTTTGCTTAGTTCTTCAAATTTATTTTCTGTCAGACTTAAGGCAAGTCCGAGTATTTTTCCGGGAGCATAACCTCTTTTAATCAGGTCATCTCCATTTAATATATTGTTCATTGTTTAATTTCTAATGGTATAACTCCGTTCTCATGGCAATGAGCACTTTTTCCAGTGCCTCAGCGTCCGGAGCTTCCGGTAAATCACTTTTTTTGTAAGCGAGGTCTATCTGTACGATCAGTTCCTCTGCCATCTTTTGCAGTTCATCATAGGAATAATGACCAGACTTTATCGAGAGCAATTCCGCTCTGTTGGGCCGCTTTATCCGGAGTTCAGCTGTGCGCAGGAGCTCCTCTGCTACCTGCAGCAGACGGATGGTATGCATCATGTTTTTTGCATCGTAGTCCTTGCCGTGTTCCAGGTTGTTGAGGTAGCGTTCTTCATTCCTTTTGGCTACCCAATCCCAGTATTCCCGGTATTCTTTGCAATAGCTGGAGTAGCTGTCCTGGTTAAACTGCAGGTAGGCCATTTCTTTTTCTCCTTTAGGAACAGAGGATAAGGAAAGCTCATTTGCCAGCACATTTGTTGCGATTCCTTTATAGCCCAGGTTTTCTTCCTCATCATAAAATAAAGCAAATAAACCTCTGGAATGCGGAATATTGATCAGCCCACATTGTTCCTGTTTGTATCCTTGCGTTTTTAACCAATCCCGGAGGCTAAGGGCGTTATAGCCTGCTAGTATAAAGCAGAAGTCTAACACCGTTGCCCTTTCTTTGGGAAGCGGATTGACGATTTTCTTTTTCAATCCTTTCGCTTTCCGGATCTGGGTGATGGCATAACCGGCAAAAGTATCCCTGCATAGTTTCGATAAAAACATCGCAGTATTCAATTTGTCCATGACCGGATGTTTGTACAGGATCATCTCTTCCGGAGAGGCCAGCATTTCCAGCATATTAGGATTGTTTTTGATCAGCAATTCTACATATCTGCCCAATTCATAATACACTTCATCATTGCTTTCATTGCTGATTTGAGGGGTATAAGTCAACCCATAAAATTCGGATTTTGGAAGGTAATAAACGCCTTTAAGATCCCTGTCAGAGGTCGCGGTAGCTAATCCATAGGACCGGCTTCCGCTAACACATTCAAAAAGCAACAGGCCTTTATCCTTTAGGTCTTGTATCGTCATATTCGTTTATTATTTTTATAAAGAAGTGATTCAGTCCTTCCAGGTCAAATTGATTTTTAGAAAGGTCTTTAGCCGCTTCGGTACAATTTATAAATTCCTCCTCTATATAACTCTTTAACGGCGCAGGTATTTTGATCACCGTTTCTTCTTTTCCGGTAGCCTTAAATACGATCAAATCGCTTACCAATGTCTGCAAATGTTTTGGAAGCAGGTCCATTAAAGGGCCTATTTCCATGGGGGCGATTTGATTCTTTTCTAAACACCATTTTGCAGAAAGCAGTGGCCGAAGTACATAAAACAGCTTCTTTATTTTTATCTCATCCTCATTCACGACAGTATCCATAGCACCTTTGGCGATCCCCAGGTAATGGTGTGCATTTATCCGCTGACTAAAATAACCCTGGCATAAATCCCATAACAGGGCTTTGAAGTTCCCTTCTTCTCCATAAACAACCGGAGATTGAAGCCACTCAAAAGGAGTGGTATTGGATTTTCTTAACAGTTGCAAAACTTTTCGCAGGTCCCATCCATAGATGTCCAGCTCATCGTTTATAGGGAAGCTGAGGTGATCTGCCCTTTCCGCTATCGACAGGTAGTAATGAACAGGTTTTACATAGATAAACCGCACATCAAAATCACTGTCCAGCGATGGGAATTGCCATCCCCGACTGCCCGATTCGCAAGAGAAGAGTATTTTTATACCATGCGCTTGCGCTATTGCACTAAGTCTATTTACGATTGTTGTTGTCATCAGTATATTTTTTTAATAGTTGTGAAGCCATCACCGGCATCTTATTTAACGAAGATTTGCTTCAATTGATCGATCATTTGCCCGCTTCCGGATAAACTGATCGTATTGATCTTTTCTGCAATCTTCTCTACATATTCCATTTCTTTCAGTTTATATAACATGGCGTTATCTTCCATCAGTTTTGCTGTATTTAACAAGCTTCTGGTAGAGGCCGTTTCCTCTCTTCTTGTAATCAGGTTGGCTTGTGCTCTTTTTTCAGCAATCAGTACCTGATTCATGATTTCTTTGATGTCACCAGGTAATATAATATCCTTCAAGCCACAGTTGATCAGTTCAACACCCAGAAGCGCTGCGTTCGCTGCGGAGCTGGTTAATACATGCTGAGCAATCTTTTCCTTGCTTTCCATCAGTTCATCAAAGGTTAACCTTCCAATGAATTCTCTCAGGGCCAGCTGAATCAATACATACAGCTGTTTCTCAAATTCTTTGTTTTCCAACAATGCTTTGATGGCATCTGATACTTTGTATTGAACACTGAAGTTGATTCTCAACTGTGCTTTATCCTTGGTTAAGATCTCCTGTCCGGCGATTTCCATGTTGAGTTGTCTCAGGTCAGTTTTTAACACCTGAATCAGGGTACTGTTGTTCCACCAGATGTAGTTTCCTACTTCCAATACGCGTTCAAACTTTCCATCAACCATCATCAAAGCGGCTTCGTAGCTTTCAATTCTGAACGATCTGACATAAGGCTGCATCAAGGACTTCAATAAAGTGCTTTTATCAATGTCTTCCGTGATTTCATATTTATTCAGGTCTGCATTCAGGAATGTATACTTGTTCAATCCAATCCAAAAGGCATACCTTCCGGCAGTCAAGACCTGTTTGAAGTTTCCGTTTTGGTATACTAAAACCAAAGTGTTGTCTTTGACTTCTATCAGGTGTACCAGATTTGCGAAATCTTTATTTTGTAACAGGACGTCCAGCTCTGTAGAAGCGATAAAAGTTTTAGACTGATCATAAACTTCTATGGTTTCTCCAAATCCTAACCAGTGGTTTCCTGCGGTTAATATGCTTTTAAATTCTCTGTTTTTGTAAACCAACCCCACAGAGTTGGTGTTAATGGTTACTCTTTTCATCTATTTTTAATTTTGGTTGGTTTAATATTTATTTATTCCTGACCTAAGGAAGAATGGTGCGCTCTTTGACCATTCTTCCGGCAGCTTTTTCTCTTTTTTTAACAAGCATTTTTTGAAAAACATTCATCCAAAGGATACGGAAGTTCCGTTTGGCAGGAATATTTTGATCTTAAAACTGCGCTACACGATTCAAACCGTCCCTTTCAGATGCGGTTCGTAAGGTCTGGCATATTTGACAATCAACATTCTTCTGTACCGTTACGGACTTTCAAAGTCTCTTTTGGATTGCTTTATTCCCGATCTCCTGATGGTCAGGTTTTAAGCGGAATGTTTTTCTCCAATGCTTAATGAGGAGGATTTGTGAAGTTCCTCTTCTTCATTATGGATCCTAAGTCCATTGCATTACCATTTTGCTATTCCAATTTTGGTAGGAAGCAGGATTCGAACCTGCAAATTGTATTACTCTACCCCTGAGCTATCCCGGAAAACCGGGAGTGGGATTCGAACCCACGACACATACATGTATTGACAATCCACTACCTGAATTCGCCAGGATATGAAAACATAATTGCTTCATACTTTGGGGCCATACAGAAACCCGCAACTGCGGACGTTATTGAGGTAGTATTGCCATTCCCTTTCGGGAATATTTTTAAGTACTTACGTACTGATTTGATTCAAAGAACTTGTCGTTGCGATCGACATTACAAAGGTGCATCGGGTAGAACGCAGCACAATTGCGCAGTTGTTTTTGATTTGATGCTAATTAATTATCATGCTTATTATCAATAAGATAATTTTTATTTTTCTCTAAATTAACTGCATGATGATTTGAAATGCGCAGTTCTATTGCGTAGTCAATTGGTTTTATTACTTTTATAAAAAGGAAATTTCAGATGTCAATCAATAAATTAGCCCTAATACGTTACAAAACCATAGATGAATGTTTGAAGAATAGGTTCCGTAAATGGAGCCTTGATGACCTCATTGAAAAGGTTGCTGCAGTGTTATTTGAATACGAAGGAATCAGTTCAGGAGTAAGCAAACGAACCGTTCAGTCTGATATTCAAACTATGAGGAGCGATAAATTGGGCTATAATGCGCCTATCATTGTAACTGATCGAAAGTACTACGCTTACAGTGACCCTAATTACAGCATTACGAAAGCGCCCATCAATAACAACGATATTGAGAAGATGAAGGAGATCGTTGGAGTACTGAAACAATTTAATGGCTTTAGTTATTTTGATGAAATGAGCGATATGATCGCTAAGCTGGAAAATAACCTGTATAAATCTACCAACCAAAGCAGAAACTGTATTCAGTTCGAAAGCAATAAACAGCTTCGTGGCCTGCAGTTCATCACTCCTTTGTACAGTGCCATTCTGAATAAAGTGCCTTTATTGATCGAATACAAATCCTTTAAGGCATTAAAGGCGCAGCAGATGATTTACTTTCCTTACTTGTTAAAAGAATATCGGAACCGATGGTTTCTGATTGTAAAACCAAAGAAGGGGAGGATCCTGATTACACTGGCGCTAGACCGGATTCTGGAATTTCAGGAATTGACCAAAGAACCTTTTATAGAATACAAGGGGATTGATTTTGATCGCTATTTTGATGACTTGCTTGGGGTAACTAAATCTGAGAGGGACCGGGCGCATAAAGTAATTTTAAAGGTAAATAAACACCATGCGCCTTATATTCTAACCAAACCGCTGCACCACAGCCAGGTCTTACTGAAAGAAGACCATGAGGGTATTGTCATTAGAATCGATGTAGTCCTGAACTTTGAGCTGGAACGGGAGATCCTGGGTTTTGGAGAATGTATGAAAGTTCTGGGACCAAGAAATCTTGCTTCCAGAATCAGCAAAAGACTGGAAGAGTCAGCTAAGCAATATAAAAACCTGGAGTCTTCAGAAGCTTAAAGGCCGCCCCTTGCTAAAGAGACGGCCTTATTTTTAATGTTAAAGGATTATTACTTTAATCCCTGTTCATTCGAACGATCTTTGGAAAGAACTTTCCATGTACATCGACCAGGTCTTTCTGGGCATGCATCACCCTTTCGATGTCTTTATAGGCCAATGGATTCTCCTCTACACTGCCACCAATTAAAGTCACGCCAGCAGTTGCCAACATTTTCTTCAAAGCAGAGGCAGTAGTATTGTTCTTTGCTTTTTGCCTGCTCATTGCCCTTCCGGCTCCATGGGCTGCAGAATGTAAAGAATTTTCAACCCCTTTACCCATCACGAGATAAGCTGCGGTAGCCATGCTTCCCGGAATAATTCCCAGTTCTCCCTGATGTGCAGGAGTGGCGCCTTTCCGGTGTACAATGACCTCTTTTCCATCGGCCAACTTGTCTTTCCAGGCGAAATTATGATGGTTTTCCACTTTTGCCAAAGCTTGCAGGCCTAAAGATTTCAGTAGACTGGAATGAATTACATCATGACAAGCCCTGGCGTAATCACCAGCAAGGTTCATACTTAACCAGTATTCCTGACCAGCTTCGGTATTCATATCGAGCCAGGCCAGGCTTTTCGCTTCTTTTGGCAACCTGCAGGTGTCCATGGCTATTTTGGTATAGTGCATGGCTACATTAGCCCCTAAACCCCGGCTTCCGGAATGTGTAAGCAAGGCTATGTATTTCTTTGCGGGTAAGCCTAAGGTATTGTTGTCATACAGCTCTATTTCGCCAAATTCTACAAAGTGATTGCCGCTGCCAGAGGTGCCCAGTTGCCTGAATGCCTTGCCATGAAGTTTCTTGAGCAGCTCTGTTTCTTTAAAAACAGGACTGTCAAGGATATCGTGTTCTGGCTGGATGTCTAATGAGCCTTCCATTCCAAAATGAGTGAGTTCTTTTAATGCCACTTTCATCTGGTGACTATAACGTTTAAAAAAACTATCACCTTCATCTATAATACTCAATGCCATTCTGCAGCCGATATCTACGCCAACAGCGTAAGGAATAACTGCATTAACAGTAGCCAGGACACCTCCAATGGGCAATCCATAGCCACTATGTGCATCCGGCATTAAAGCGCCCTGAGTAACCACAGGAAGCGACATCGCCAGTTCCATTTGTTTCTTGGCGCCATGTTCAATTTCCTTGCTGCCATAAGTCTTTAACATTCCGCTTTCCTGTAACAGCTGATAAGATTGGAAATTAACTTCCTTTACCTTATCCATAAAGGTTTCGGCAATCTTGCCAAGGTGTTCGTCTTCTGCATAATTTTCGGGGGTGTTTTTAATATTTATTAATAATTCTATGATCTGGTTTTTAGTATGATGCTTGAAGTTTTTAGAGATCGTATTGATCACTAAACTTCTTGCTTTATCATTTATATAACCTATTTTACTTAGTTCTTTTGTTTTTAAAATGCTCATCGCGTTTAAATATTGTTGTTGTTTATTTCTTCGCGTTCCTCCAAAAAGGAAGATAATGCGTTGCTGTATAGCAGATTTCGATAGCCTCTGTTCGTGTTTTCCTGCCAGCTTTTATACTTATAAACACCACCGGTTAGCCTGCTCATTCTAGGCTGTAAATAATGATTTGTGACATAATTATCCAGCAGTTGAATTTCCTGTTCCAGGAGGCCGTCCACCATTTTCACTTCAGTGATGATATGTGGCTTTACTTGCAACACATAACGCCAGGGCTCATTAAACCGGTAAACGAGACATTTTGATTTTCCATCTTTGCTCATCTTTTCGTATAAATGAAAATGCGCTTTCTCCAGTTCCGTCAGCTTTAAGCTGTGGTGGTTCCAGTGCCATTCCGAAAATTCCTGCAGAAACTGCCTTCTAACCTCAGGCCCCTTGCTTCTTTTGCGGGAGCCTCTTCTTCTCTTCTTTACCTTAAAAGATTTTTCCGGATGGTATTGCACCGTATTTATCTTTTCTAAAAGTGTACTGAAAAAGCCGGCCGAAGGAGATCTTTTGATGTCATCCCTTACCACAAAATAACGTTTCCACCCTTTCTGATAAGGGTTTTCAAGCGGAACCATGGGTAAGTCACGTCTCCTTTGCCAAAGAAGCCTTTCCTGTTTAGTAATTTGAATTAATTGCTTATCGAAATCCTTTTTTTGTAATCGTTTCTTCCTTCTTGCAGATTTTAATCTGTACTGCAAGACATCGAACGATTGTTCATAATTGTCCATTGGACTGTACTCAAAAAAATATAATAGTAGTTGAATTGGATCTATTCATCCTCCGATGAAGGATATACCCTTATTGAGTTCGCAGCGGGACTTTGAAAATATGGCAGACGAATGCGCAATACTGACTTATAAAGCCATATAGCTAATTACACGATACTAAGAAGTAAATGTGATGACGTCCGCCTGGATCAGGCAGCCTGCGAAAGGGGCGATATGTTGAAATGTTCAGTCATGATTCCTTGGTTTTAAAACGATGAATAGTAAGGAATTACTGCAAAGGTATCATTTAATTTAAATAGAAAGCAAATCTTTATAGAAAAACAGATTGAATTACAATTCAATCTGCCTTCTGATGCTTTCTTCCAATGAAATCAGGGTTTCCGTACGCTGGATCCCTTCAACAGCCTGGATCTCTTCATTCAGGACATGTCTTAAATGGTTGGTATCTCTACAGATGATTTTGGCAAACATACTATAGGCACCGGTGGTATAATGTAGTTCTACTACTTCTTTAATCTTACTCAATTGTGCTACTGCATCTTTATACTGAATTCCTTTTTCCAGGTAGATTCCTAAGAAGGCGCAGATGTCATAGCCTGCCTTTTGCGCATCTATGATCAAATGAGAACCTTTAATAATGCCCATTTCCTGAAGTTTCTTCATCCTTACATGGATCGTTCCACCCGAAACGATCAGATCTTTAGCAATTTCTGTATAGGGTTTCGTAGCATCCTGCATCAACTGTTTTAAAATGTCAATATCCAGGTTATCAATTTCTAAATTTTGGCTTTCTTTTTTAAGCATGATTTTGATATTTGTTAACGATATTCAAATATAATTATAAATATGGTAAAAATAAAATAATATGATTAAAATATTTGCAACGTATTTGGGTTGTTGTTACATTTGTATCAAGCAAGTAACAAAAACAATAGTTCTTTTAACATTTGCTTATACTCTGTAGGGTGGTGGAATTGGCAGACGCACCTCCTTGTCTCGGTGGTGGAGAATATGGAAAACCCGTAAGGGCTAACTACTCCTTGAAGGTTCGACTCCTTCCCCTACAGCAATGAGTTTTTGAGTGATAAGTTTTTCAGCTCTAAGTTAAGGTGCATTTAGAAATAAACAACTTAAAGCTTAAAACTCAGACGTAGTACTTTCACATAATGTTGGGTGGTGAAATTGGCAGACACACCTCCTTGTCTCGGTGGCGGGGATAAATGGATAAACGTAGTTTATGGGTTGACCACAAATTGATTTTTTGAACTATAGCTAACTACCCCTTGAAGGTTCGACTCCTTCCCCAACAGCCAGTTTTTTTATGAATAATAAGTTAGTTAAAAAAGAGTGACCTTGGATGAGGTCACTCTCTTTTTAACGCCTTTTACATTAAAAAAACAAAGTTTTTACAACCTTCCTGCAATCTAAAAAAGCCGGCAATCAATTGATTGCCGGCTTTTTTAGGTTAGTCTAAAATGTGATCAAATCCTTCCTTACTAAGGCATTAAAATGCATAACGGAATCCGATTTGTCCCTGATAAGGACTTCCTGAGGCAACAACTCCACCTACTTTAGCATTTGGATTGTATGAATATTGCTGTTTCACAACATCAAATTTCGGATCTCCTGCGGCATATAAAGTTTGAGTACCCATACTCTCATTTACACCCCATTTTTTCTTAATTAAGTTGGCCACATTGAATAAATCTCCTGATATTTCAATATTATGA comes from the Pedobacter sp. FW305-3-2-15-E-R2A2 genome and includes:
- a CDS encoding RtcB family protein; the encoded protein is MNNILNGDDLIKRGYAPGKILGLALSLTENKFEELSKEALINLLVEVKAKAEAFLDDKILGELATAIIEADAVPVDDTIALSAQAAVYTVYGSDQIEEGARKQMNIAMRLPVSVAGALMPDAHQGYGLPIGGVLATRNAIIPYGVGVDIGCRMALSVFDISESHFHAHEAQFKRELIAHTKFGAGHGFHGRYKADHEVLDRETFNLTPMIKNLHDKAYSQLGSSGGGNHFVEWGIIEFEKDDEILTIPKGKYLALLTHSGSRGFGATVAGYYTKLAKELCKLPQEAANLAYLDMNSEAGQEYWLAMNLAGDYASACHEVIHKKLTKAIGAEVLATVENHHNFAWKEIWNGEEVIVHRKGATPAGKGVMGIIPGSMTAPGFLVRGKGETAAINSASHGAGRLMSRTKAIKNISKDQMRAILKEHEVTLIGAGLDEAPMAYKDINLVMDAQKELVDVVARFSPKIVRMADDGSRED
- a CDS encoding nucleotidyltransferase domain-containing protein, which encodes MTIQDLKDKGLLLFECVSGSRSYGLATATSDRDLKGVYYLPKSEFYGLTYTPQISNESNDEVYYELGRYVELLIKNNPNMLEMLASPEEMILYKHPVMDKLNTAMFLSKLCRDTFAGYAITQIRKAKGLKKKIVNPLPKERATVLDFCFILAGYNALSLRDWLKTQGYKQEQCGLINIPHSRGLFALFYDEEENLGYKGIATNVLANELSLSSVPKGEKEMAYLQFNQDSYSSYCKEYREYWDWVAKRNEERYLNNLEHGKDYDAKNMMHTIRLLQVAEELLRTAELRIKRPNRAELLSIKSGHYSYDELQKMAEELIVQIDLAYKKSDLPEAPDAEALEKVLIAMRTELYH
- a CDS encoding nucleotidyltransferase domain-containing protein, which produces MTTTIVNRLSAIAQAHGIKILFSCESGSRGWQFPSLDSDFDVRFIYVKPVHYYLSIAERADHLSFPINDELDIYGWDLRKVLQLLRKSNTTPFEWLQSPVVYGEEGNFKALLWDLCQGYFSQRINAHHYLGIAKGAMDTVVNEDEIKIKKLFYVLRPLLSAKWCLEKNQIAPMEIGPLMDLLPKHLQTLVSDLIVFKATGKEETVIKIPAPLKSYIEEEFINCTEAAKDLSKNQFDLEGLNHFFIKIINEYDDTRPKG
- a CDS encoding slipin family protein, with protein sequence MKRVTINTNSVGLVYKNREFKSILTAGNHWLGFGETIEVYDQSKTFIASTELDVLLQNKDFANLVHLIEVKDNTLVLVYQNGNFKQVLTAGRYAFWIGLNKYTFLNADLNKYEITEDIDKSTLLKSLMQPYVRSFRIESYEAALMMVDGKFERVLEVGNYIWWNNSTLIQVLKTDLRQLNMEIAGQEILTKDKAQLRINFSVQYKVSDAIKALLENKEFEKQLYVLIQLALREFIGRLTFDELMESKEKIAQHVLTSSAANAALLGVELINCGLKDIILPGDIKEIMNQVLIAEKRAQANLITRREETASTRSLLNTAKLMEDNAMLYKLKEMEYVEKIAEKINTISLSGSGQMIDQLKQIFVK
- a CDS encoding WYL domain-containing protein, producing MKNRFRKWSLDDLIEKVAAVLFEYEGISSGVSKRTVQSDIQTMRSDKLGYNAPIIVTDRKYYAYSDPNYSITKAPINNNDIEKMKEIVGVLKQFNGFSYFDEMSDMIAKLENNLYKSTNQSRNCIQFESNKQLRGLQFITPLYSAILNKVPLLIEYKSFKALKAQQMIYFPYLLKEYRNRWFLIVKPKKGRILITLALDRILEFQELTKEPFIEYKGIDFDRYFDDLLGVTKSERDRAHKVILKVNKHHAPYILTKPLHHSQVLLKEDHEGIVIRIDVVLNFELEREILGFGECMKVLGPRNLASRISKRLEESAKQYKNLESSEA
- a CDS encoding RtcB family protein, yielding MSILKTKELSKIGYINDKARSLVINTISKNFKHHTKNQIIELLINIKNTPENYAEDEHLGKIAETFMDKVKEVNFQSYQLLQESGMLKTYGSKEIEHGAKKQMELAMSLPVVTQGALMPDAHSGYGLPIGGVLATVNAVIPYAVGVDIGCRMALSIIDEGDSFFKRYSHQMKVALKELTHFGMEGSLDIQPEHDILDSPVFKETELLKKLHGKAFRQLGTSGSGNHFVEFGEIELYDNNTLGLPAKKYIALLTHSGSRGLGANVAMHYTKIAMDTCRLPKEAKSLAWLDMNTEAGQEYWLSMNLAGDYARACHDVIHSSLLKSLGLQALAKVENHHNFAWKDKLADGKEVIVHRKGATPAHQGELGIIPGSMATAAYLVMGKGVENSLHSAAHGAGRAMSRQKAKNNTTASALKKMLATAGVTLIGGSVEENPLAYKDIERVMHAQKDLVDVHGKFFPKIVRMNRD
- a CDS encoding Lrp/AsnC ligand binding domain-containing protein, producing the protein MLKKESQNLEIDNLDIDILKQLMQDATKPYTEIAKDLIVSGGTIHVRMKKLQEMGIIKGSHLIIDAQKAGYDICAFLGIYLEKGIQYKDAVAQLSKIKEVVELHYTTGAYSMFAKIICRDTNHLRHVLNEEIQAVEGIQRTETLISLEESIRRQIEL